A region from the Pectinophora gossypiella unplaced genomic scaffold, ilPecGoss1.1 Pgos_51, whole genome shotgun sequence genome encodes:
- the LOC126381424 gene encoding uncharacterized protein LOC126381424 has translation MAPPTAGVTKQRARTFVRTRVVTKPIAADTPPPPPRLNTAGVRQASFPLPMLRLSRAGPAEKRTVTPPQRPPTKPGVRTTPPVALSMPLLDMETTPPRSFASNNPFSPLFESEKTPPRSYAAVLNTNPDSPPHAPPRPSPRTMPTPSPKPVKLQPPLAPASRKIPPIVVDQLPDWPHHFRKLATWFAYAPPAERALKLAIKDLPVETNIAELEEELRKRGFDPQYIRPIQGRVGGIFFVEIRRTLGFQSIYDTTELLCMPGIKIEAWRGRKGAPQCHRCQQFRHSSHNCHHPAACVRCGKSHAAKDCQRPREVPATCCNCGGAHPANSPSCPVKSRELRNTRAGTAPLTSARRAAPATSIVDPSSEPTARSSLMAAANGPNGPKPQRQRRARKRATPSPTATTTAEPIAVEPVPPQPSTITETAAAAPPKGKKARPQAEAPPASSSEKLEVLEQSIQLLHDILAAIRTRTDPVPIISRISAVRLTIARPRRNSADEVVDCHRGCSVLVTD, from the exons GAGCCCGCACATTCGTGCGCACCCGCGTCGTCACCAAGCCCATCGCCGCCGACACCCCACCGCCTCCACCGCGCCTCAACACTGCAGGCGTGCGACAGGCCTCGTTCCCGCTGCCCATGCTTCGACTCTCGAGAGCAGGTCCCGCGGAGAAGAGGACCGTGACGCCGCCACAGCGGCCACCAACGAAACCCGGCGTGAGAACCACTCCGCCagtcgcactctccatgcccttactggacatggagacaacgccGCCGCGCTCGTTCGCAAGTAACAACCCTTTCTCGCCATTGTTCGAGTCGGAGAAGACGCCgccgcgctcatacgcggcCGTCTTAAACACAAATCCGGACTCGCCACCGCACGCGCCCCCGCGTCCGTCCCCCCGGACGATGCCCACGCCTTCACCGAAGCCTGTCAAATTGCAACCGCCGCTCGCCCCAGCGAGCAGGAAGATACCGCCCATCGTGGTGGACCAGCTGCCCGactggccgcaccacttccgcaagct CGCTACCTGGTTCGCCTACGCCCCCCCGGCGGAACGCGCCCTGAAGCTGGCCATCAAAGACCTGCCCGTGGAGACCAACATCGCCGAGctggaggaggagctgcgcaAACGCGGCTTCGACCCCCAGTACATCCGTCCCATCCAGGGCAGGGTGGGCGGtatcttcttcgtggagatccggcGGACACTGGGCTTCCAGTCTATATATGACACCACCGAGCTACTCTGTATGCCCGGTATCAAAATTGAAGCCTGGAGGGGACGCAAAGGAGCTCCTCAATGTCATCGCTGCCAGCAGTTTCGGCACAGTAGCCACAACTGCCACCACCCGGCGGCCTGCGTTCGCTGTGGCAAAAGCCACGCAGCGAAGGACTGCCAGCGACCCCGGGAGGTACCGGCCACGTGCTGCAACTGCGGAGGTGCACACCCAGCCAACAGCCCTTCTTGCCCTGTGAAGTCGCGCGAGTTGCGCAACACAAGGGCAGGCACCGCGCCCTTGACCAGTGCAAGAAGAGCTGCACCTGCGACCTCCATTGTGGACCCGAGCAGCGAACCGACAGCGAGGAGCTCGctcatggccgcggcgaacggcccgaACGGGCCCAAGCCGCAAAGGCAGAGGCGCGCCCGTAAAAGGGCTACCCCTTCCCCCACTGCCACCACCACCGCCGAGCCCATCGCCGTGGAACCCGTCCCGCCGCAGCCCTCTACGATAACAGagacagcagccgccgcccctcccaaggggaagaaggcgaggccCCAAGCGGAGGCACCCCCAGCTTCCTCCAGCGAGAAGCTGGAAGTACTGGAGCAGTCAATCCAACTGCTCCACGACATCCTGGCGGCCATCCGCACACGGactgacccagtgcccatcatc AGTCGGATATCGGCAGTGAGGTTGACTATTGCACGTCCACGTCGCAACAGTGCCGACGAGGTGGTGGATTGCCATCGAGGGTGCTCAGTGTTGGTGACTGACTGA